A single genomic interval of Zingiber officinale cultivar Zhangliang chromosome 4A, Zo_v1.1, whole genome shotgun sequence harbors:
- the LOC121973813 gene encoding ent-kaurenoic acid oxidase 1-like, with protein MVTMGEAWGFLLPLAALAAALWAAFGGVRRLHAWAWERRLGAVARSHLPPGDMGWPFVGNMLAFLRAFKSSDPDAFIASFFRRYGGTGMYKAFMFGSPTIMVTAPELCKQILMDDDHFVPGWPKATNELVGEKSFIAISVEEHKRLRRLTASTINGYEALSTYLQFIEKTVALTLERWATKGSIEFLTELRRLTFRIIMKIFLCSEDEILIESLERVYTDLNYGMRAMAINIPGFAYHRALKARRTLVAILQSVLNERKAMRRTNLSPTKNDMMDRLMEVEDANGRKLCDEEIIDVLIMYLNAGHESSGHITMWATVFLQEHPDVFEKAKLEQDEIRRNRPPMQKGLTMKEVRKMEYLSKVIDETLRIVNISFVSFRQATKDIYLNAYLIPKGWKIQLWYRNVNLDPQSYPEPKKFNPSRWDDFVPKAGSFLPFGAGSRLCPGNDLAKLEISVFLHHFLLDYQLVRLNPNCQVRYLPHPRPVDNCIARIIRIN; from the exons ATGGTGACGATGGGCGAGGCGTGGGGGTTTCTGCTGCCGCTGGCGGCCCTAGCGGCGGCGCTCTGGGCGGCCTTCGGCGGCGTGCGGAGACTGCACGCGTGGGCCTGGGAGCGCCGCCTCGGGGCTGTGGCTCGTAGCCACCTGCCGCCGGGTGACATGGGCTGGCCGTTCGTCGGCAACATGCTGGCCTTCCTCCGCGCTTTCAAATCCTCCGACCCCGATGCCTTCATCGCCTCCTTCTTCCGCCG ATATGGCGGCACTGGAATGTACAAGGCCTTCATGTTTGGAAGCCCGACAATCATGGTCACAGCTCCGGAATTGTGCAAACAGATCTTAATGGATGATGATCACTTTGTGCCTGGATGGCCTAAAGCGACAAATGAGCTTGTCGGAGAGAAATCGTTCATAGCCATCAGTGTCGAAGAACACAAGCGATTAAGAAGACTCACAGCCAGCACTATAAATGGTTATGAAGCACTTAGTACTTATCTCCAGTTCATAGAAAAGACTGTTGCATTGACTTTGGAAAGGTGGGCCACTAAGGGATCGATCGAGTTCCTTACCGAGCTTCGGAGGTTGACATTTAGAATCATTATGAAAATATTTCTGTGCTCGGAAGATGAGATTCTTATCGAATCATTGGAAAGAGTTTACACTGACCTGAATTATGGAATGAGAGCTATGGCTATCAACATCCCTGGATTTGCTTACCACAGAGCATTGAAG GCCAGAAGAACACTGGTGGCAATTCTTCAGAGTGTCCTCAACGAAAGAAAGGCTATGAGGAGAACTAACCTCAGTCCAACAAAAAATGACATGATGGACAGGCTAATGGAAGTTGAAGATGCAAATGGTAGAAAATTGTGCGACGAAGAGATCATCGATGTACTAATTATGTACCTCAATGCTGGCCATGAATCATCCGGGCATATAACCATGTGGGCAACTGTGTTTCTTCAAGAACATCCAGATGTTTTCGAGAAAGCAAAG TTAGAGCAAGACGAAATACGAAGAAATAGGCCACCTATGCAAAAAGGCCTAACAATGAAGGAGGTCAGGAAGATGGAGTACCTTTCGAAG GTCATCGATGAGACGTTACGCATCGTTAACATCTCATTTGTGTCTTTCCGGCAAGCAACAAAAGACATATATCTGAATG CCTACTTGATACCGAAGGGATGGAAAATTCAGCTATGGTATCGAAATGTTAACTTGGATCCTCAATCCTACCCTGAGCCTAAGAAGTTCAACCCATCTAGATGGGAT GATTTTGTACCGAAAGCAGGGAGTTTTCTTCCCTTTGGAGCAGGAAGCAGGTTGTGCCCGGGCAACGATCTTGCCAAGCTAGAGATATCAGTTTTCCTGCACCATTTCCTTCTAGACTATCA GCTTGTAAGGCTAAATCCGAACTGCCAAGTTCGATACTTGCCGCATCCTCGTCCGGTCGATAACTGTATTGCGAGAATTATAAGGATCAACTGA
- the LOC121973814 gene encoding protein LSD1-like yields the protein MEKDKQGLEPKAIRHKQQAKQVQFLWLHTQLQLLCLYVHRAETSFCILLEQHQYAALFAVPPPGTEMTQVICGGCHTLLMLRGGVTSVHCSCCYTLNLDLEGEQKHNLISYSICPCG from the exons ATGGAGAAAGACAAACAag GTTTGGAGCCGAAGGCAATTAGGCATAAGCAGCAAGCTAAGCAAGTCCAGTTCCTCTGGCTCCATACCCAGCTGCAACTCCTGTGCTTGTATGTTCATCGTGCAGAAACCTCCTTCTGTATCCTCCTGGAGCAGCATCAGTATGCTGCTCTGTTTGCAGTGCCACCTCCCG GTACAGAAATGACTCAGGTGATTTGTGGAGGATGCCACACTCTCTTAATGTTGAGAGGCGGAGTGACGAGCGTCCATTGTTCTTGCTGCTACACATTAAACCTGGATCTGGAGGGTGAGCAGAAACATAATTTAATTAGTTATTCGATCTGTCCTTGTGGATGA